One stretch of Macaca nemestrina isolate mMacNem1 chromosome 17, mMacNem.hap1, whole genome shotgun sequence DNA includes these proteins:
- the LOC105469571 gene encoding leucine-rich repeat-containing protein 37A3-like isoform X6 → MQFLHKLILYRNPLTTVEDPYLFKLPALKYLDMGTTQVPLTTLKNILTMTVELEKLILPSRMACCLCQFKNSIEVVCKTVKLHCNSACLTNTIHCPEELSVGNPEGAFMKVLQARKKHTSTELTIEPEAPSDSSDINLSGFGSEQLDTNEESEVISALSYILPYFSAGNLDAESMLLPFMKRLFSNAQDGDRPLSILKNNTKGPSLQPASNNSTYESKLRKLYLLENMLDTEIQEKIDEVKREEKTAMLMQSSLLGNKFKHQIFEKKLETVQPQENSLAKIQSVGNNLQRVNRVLTGPRSIQKRHFKEVGKQSTRREEGAQAFVESAAQEKRLGSPVSRELEQPHTEQGREKLVGNTVYTKPSFTQELNAAVSSVLKPFSMGEPSASTPAKPLPEVRDRAKDLTHAVFILENAKARVKSMKAAKPIIHSRKNYHFHKTRSRVAHTTPKVKKIRKLRKESYLDRLMLAKRPLFSAAKSLINSLSQGTFSSLGDWSPQENPFPKLFDPSERVTEDTNVKNTTARNASEENIFMENTTMPEGTISENTTYNPPPEADSAGTAFNLGPAVKRTNQTQWEYNNVGTDLSPEPKSFNYLLLSFAGDQFENQLTEQLRSLIPNNNVRKLISHVIRTLKMDCSDTRVQLTCAKLISRTGLLMKLLREQQEVKASKAEWDTKQWKTENYINESMEAQSEQKEQKLSELTKEVPGYGYNNKLILALFVTEILTTLIIICCLIEVRTIINSGFQNAVLSLRGFRAHKLKTKATFPPAAT, encoded by the exons ATGCAGTTTTTACACAAGTT AATTCTCTATCGCAATCCTCTCACCACTGTTGAAGATCCGTATCTCTTTAAATTGCCAGCATTAAAATATCT AGACATGGGAACAACGCAAGTCCCACTTACAACACTTAAGAACATTCTCACGATGACTGTTGAACTGGAAAAACt GATCTTACCTAGCCGTATGGCCTGCTGCCTCTGCCAATTTAAAAACAGCATTGAGGTTGTCTGCAAGACAGTCAAGCTGCATTGCAACAGTGCATGTCTGACAAACACCATACATTGTC CTGAAGAACTGTCTGTAGGGAATCCAGAAGGAGCGTTCATGAAGGTGTTACAAGCCCGGAAGAAGCACACGAGCACTGAGCTGACTATTGAGCCGGAAGCGCCCTCAGACAGCAGTGACATCAACTTGTCAGGCTTTGGGAGTGAGCAGCTAGACACCAATGAGGAGAGTGAGGTTATCAGTGCACTAAGTTACATCTTGCCGTATTTCTCAGCAGGAAATCTAGATGCGGAATCAATGTTGTTACCGTTCATGAAACGGCTCTTTTCTAATGCACAAGATGGAGACAGGCCCCTgagtattttgaaaaacaatacaaagggCCCCTCTCTTCAACCTGCATCCAACAACTCAACTTACGAAAGTAAATTGAGAAAGCTGTACTTGCTGGAAAATATGTTAGAtacagaaatacaagaaaaaatcgATGAagttaaaagggaagaaaaaactgCCATGCTTATGCAGTCCAGCCTTCTAGGTAACAAATTTAAAcaccaaatatttgaaaagaaattagaaactGTCCAACCACAGGAAAACAGCCTGGCAAAGATTCAAAGTGTAGGCAACAACCTGCAGAGAGTGAACAGAGTCCTCACGGGCCCAAGGAGCATCCAGAAAAGGCACTTCAAAGAGGTGGGAAAGCAGAGCACCAGGAGGGAAGAGGGTGCGCAGGCATTTGTGGAGAGCGCTGCCCAAGAAAAAAGGCTCGGGAGCCCGGTCTCAAGGGAGCTGGAACAGCCTCACACAGAGCAGGGGCGTGAGAAGTTAGTGGGAAACACCGTCTACACCAAGCCTTCGTTCACCCAAGAGCTTAACGCAGCAGTCTCCTCTGTGCTGAAACCCTTCTCCATGGGCGAGCCTTCTGCCTCCACCCCTGCAAAACCCCTACCTGAGGTCAGAGACAGAGCGAAAGACTTAACCCACGCcgttttcattttagaaaatgcaaaggCTAGAGTTAAAAGTATGAAGGCTGCTAAACCAATCATACATTCCAGAAAAAACTACCACTTTCATAAAACTCGCTCCCGCGTGGCCCACACAACACCCAAGGTCAAAAAGATTAGAAAGTTGAGAAAGGAAAGTTATCTCGATAGACTGATGCTTGCAAAGAGGCCGCTGTTCTCTGCAGCGAAGAGCCTCATAAATTCCCTTTCACAAGGGACTTTTTCATCTTTAGGAGACTGGAGTCCTCAGGAAAATCCTTTTCCTAAACTATTTGATCCTTCAGAACGTGTTACAGAGGACACTAATGTAAAGAACACAACTGCAAGAAATGCctctgaagaaaacatttttatggaaAACACTACTATGCCGGAAGGCACCATCTCTGAAAACACAACCTACAATCCTCCTCCTGAGGCAGATTCCGCTGGGACTGCGTTCAACTTAGGGCCAGCTGTTAAACGAACTAATCAGACACAATGGGAATACAACAATGTGGGCACTGACCTGTCCCCCGAGCCCAAAAGCTTCAATTACCTGTTGCTCTCGTTTGCAGGTGATCAGTTTGAAAATCAGCTAACCGAGCAGCTACGGTCCCTCATCCCCAACAACAATGTGAGAAAGCTCATTTCTCATGTAATCCGGACCTTAAAGATGGACTGCTCTGACACCCGTGTGCAACTGACCTGTGCCAAGCTCATCTCCAGGACAGGCCTCCTGATGAAGCTTCTCCGTGAGCAGCAGGAAGTAAAGGCGTCCAAGGCAGAATGGGATACGAAACAGTGGAAAACTGAGAACTATATTAATGAGAGCATGGAAGCCCAGAGTGAACAGAAAGAGCAGAAGTTGAGTGAG ctCACGAAAGAAGTTCCAGGATATGGCTATAACAACAAACTCATCTTGGCATTATTTGTGACCGAAATTCTAACGACTTTAATTATAATTTGCTGCCTCATTGAGGTAAGGACAATAATTAATTCAGGTTTTCAGAATGCAGTCCTGTCTTTGCGTGGATTCAGAGCCCACAAACTGAAAACCAAAGCCACTTTCCCACCTGCTGCCACTTGA
- the LOC105469571 gene encoding leucine-rich repeat-containing protein 37A3-like isoform X5, translating to MVPISHHSPLLSSLRSRILYRNPLTTVEDPYLFKLPALKYLDMGTTQVPLTTLKNILTMTVELEKLILPSRMACCLCQFKNSIEVVCKTVKLHCNSACLTNTIHCPEELSVGNPEGAFMKVLQARKKHTSTELTIEPEAPSDSSDINLSGFGSEQLDTNEESEVISALSYILPYFSAGNLDAESMLLPFMKRLFSNAQDGDRPLSILKNNTKGPSLQPASNNSTYESKLRKLYLLENMLDTEIQEKIDEVKREEKTAMLMQSSLLGNKFKHQIFEKKLETVQPQENSLAKIQSVGNNLQRVNRVLTGPRSIQKRHFKEVGKQSTRREEGAQAFVESAAQEKRLGSPVSRELEQPHTEQGREKLVGNTVYTKPSFTQELNAAVSSVLKPFSMGEPSASTPAKPLPEVRDRAKDLTHAVFILENAKARVKSMKAAKPIIHSRKNYHFHKTRSRVAHTTPKVKKIRKLRKESYLDRLMLAKRPLFSAAKSLINSLSQGTFSSLGDWSPQENPFPKLFDPSERVTEDTNVKNTTARNASEENIFMENTTMPEGTISENTTYNPPPEADSAGTAFNLGPAVKRTNQTQWEYNNVGTDLSPEPKSFNYLLLSFAGDQFENQLTEQLRSLIPNNNVRKLISHVIRTLKMDCSDTRVQLTCAKLISRTGLLMKLLREQQEVKASKAEWDTKQWKTENYINESMEAQSEQKEQKLSELTKEVPGYGYNNKLILALFVTEILTTLIIICCLIEVRTIINSGFQNAVLSLRGFRAHKLKTKATFPPAAT from the exons ATGGTACCCATTAGCCATCACTCCCCATTGCTGTCTTCCCTCAGGTCCAG AATTCTCTATCGCAATCCTCTCACCACTGTTGAAGATCCGTATCTCTTTAAATTGCCAGCATTAAAATATCT AGACATGGGAACAACGCAAGTCCCACTTACAACACTTAAGAACATTCTCACGATGACTGTTGAACTGGAAAAACt GATCTTACCTAGCCGTATGGCCTGCTGCCTCTGCCAATTTAAAAACAGCATTGAGGTTGTCTGCAAGACAGTCAAGCTGCATTGCAACAGTGCATGTCTGACAAACACCATACATTGTC CTGAAGAACTGTCTGTAGGGAATCCAGAAGGAGCGTTCATGAAGGTGTTACAAGCCCGGAAGAAGCACACGAGCACTGAGCTGACTATTGAGCCGGAAGCGCCCTCAGACAGCAGTGACATCAACTTGTCAGGCTTTGGGAGTGAGCAGCTAGACACCAATGAGGAGAGTGAGGTTATCAGTGCACTAAGTTACATCTTGCCGTATTTCTCAGCAGGAAATCTAGATGCGGAATCAATGTTGTTACCGTTCATGAAACGGCTCTTTTCTAATGCACAAGATGGAGACAGGCCCCTgagtattttgaaaaacaatacaaagggCCCCTCTCTTCAACCTGCATCCAACAACTCAACTTACGAAAGTAAATTGAGAAAGCTGTACTTGCTGGAAAATATGTTAGAtacagaaatacaagaaaaaatcgATGAagttaaaagggaagaaaaaactgCCATGCTTATGCAGTCCAGCCTTCTAGGTAACAAATTTAAAcaccaaatatttgaaaagaaattagaaactGTCCAACCACAGGAAAACAGCCTGGCAAAGATTCAAAGTGTAGGCAACAACCTGCAGAGAGTGAACAGAGTCCTCACGGGCCCAAGGAGCATCCAGAAAAGGCACTTCAAAGAGGTGGGAAAGCAGAGCACCAGGAGGGAAGAGGGTGCGCAGGCATTTGTGGAGAGCGCTGCCCAAGAAAAAAGGCTCGGGAGCCCGGTCTCAAGGGAGCTGGAACAGCCTCACACAGAGCAGGGGCGTGAGAAGTTAGTGGGAAACACCGTCTACACCAAGCCTTCGTTCACCCAAGAGCTTAACGCAGCAGTCTCCTCTGTGCTGAAACCCTTCTCCATGGGCGAGCCTTCTGCCTCCACCCCTGCAAAACCCCTACCTGAGGTCAGAGACAGAGCGAAAGACTTAACCCACGCcgttttcattttagaaaatgcaaaggCTAGAGTTAAAAGTATGAAGGCTGCTAAACCAATCATACATTCCAGAAAAAACTACCACTTTCATAAAACTCGCTCCCGCGTGGCCCACACAACACCCAAGGTCAAAAAGATTAGAAAGTTGAGAAAGGAAAGTTATCTCGATAGACTGATGCTTGCAAAGAGGCCGCTGTTCTCTGCAGCGAAGAGCCTCATAAATTCCCTTTCACAAGGGACTTTTTCATCTTTAGGAGACTGGAGTCCTCAGGAAAATCCTTTTCCTAAACTATTTGATCCTTCAGAACGTGTTACAGAGGACACTAATGTAAAGAACACAACTGCAAGAAATGCctctgaagaaaacatttttatggaaAACACTACTATGCCGGAAGGCACCATCTCTGAAAACACAACCTACAATCCTCCTCCTGAGGCAGATTCCGCTGGGACTGCGTTCAACTTAGGGCCAGCTGTTAAACGAACTAATCAGACACAATGGGAATACAACAATGTGGGCACTGACCTGTCCCCCGAGCCCAAAAGCTTCAATTACCTGTTGCTCTCGTTTGCAGGTGATCAGTTTGAAAATCAGCTAACCGAGCAGCTACGGTCCCTCATCCCCAACAACAATGTGAGAAAGCTCATTTCTCATGTAATCCGGACCTTAAAGATGGACTGCTCTGACACCCGTGTGCAACTGACCTGTGCCAAGCTCATCTCCAGGACAGGCCTCCTGATGAAGCTTCTCCGTGAGCAGCAGGAAGTAAAGGCGTCCAAGGCAGAATGGGATACGAAACAGTGGAAAACTGAGAACTATATTAATGAGAGCATGGAAGCCCAGAGTGAACAGAAAGAGCAGAAGTTGAGTGAG ctCACGAAAGAAGTTCCAGGATATGGCTATAACAACAAACTCATCTTGGCATTATTTGTGACCGAAATTCTAACGACTTTAATTATAATTTGCTGCCTCATTGAGGTAAGGACAATAATTAATTCAGGTTTTCAGAATGCAGTCCTGTCTTTGCGTGGATTCAGAGCCCACAAACTGAAAACCAAAGCCACTTTCCCACCTGCTGCCACTTGA